A region from the Corynebacterium halotolerans YIM 70093 = DSM 44683 genome encodes:
- a CDS encoding MFS transporter: MALTAIPDGPRQSPRRTDRGTVTAWALWDCGSAAFNAVLVTFIFSVYLTDSVGPGIDSRFTPTQWYGWAMAAAGVAIAVITPIMGQRSDLRGTRKRAVGTWTFVTVMLMAALFFVRNDDQLFFWLGLAIMALASITFEFAEVNYFAQLRQVATEDNVGRVSGFGWAMGYFGGIVVLLLCYVGFVAGSGDTRGLLDLPVDGGLNIRLVAVFAAAWFAVSAIPLLLRVPEISPAADAGHRPRGVIDQYRELFRGIGDLWREDRNALGFLVASAVFRDGLAGVFTFGAVLAVTAYGLSSGDVLIFGIAANIAAALGAVVGGFLDDRFGPKPVILVCLVLMVVDAVVLLFVGGPAGFWVFGLLLCLFVGPAQSAARSFLSRVTPPHREGQVFGLYATTGRAVSWLSPILFGVFVTLSGGEDRGGILGIGLVLLVGALLLFPVKDPAAKQG; encoded by the coding sequence ATGGCTCTCACGGCGATCCCCGACGGCCCCCGGCAGTCCCCCCGGCGCACGGACCGGGGCACGGTCACCGCCTGGGCGCTGTGGGACTGCGGCTCCGCGGCCTTCAACGCCGTGCTGGTGACCTTCATCTTCTCGGTCTATCTGACGGACTCCGTGGGCCCGGGCATCGACAGCCGCTTCACCCCGACACAGTGGTACGGCTGGGCCATGGCCGCGGCCGGCGTGGCGATCGCCGTGATCACCCCGATCATGGGGCAGCGCAGCGACCTGCGGGGCACCCGGAAACGGGCCGTGGGCACCTGGACCTTCGTCACCGTCATGCTCATGGCGGCGCTGTTTTTCGTGCGCAATGACGATCAGCTGTTCTTCTGGCTCGGCCTGGCGATCATGGCCCTGGCGTCGATCACCTTCGAGTTCGCGGAGGTCAACTACTTCGCGCAGCTGCGGCAGGTCGCCACGGAGGACAACGTCGGCCGGGTCTCCGGTTTCGGCTGGGCCATGGGCTACTTCGGCGGCATCGTCGTCCTCCTGCTGTGCTACGTCGGTTTCGTCGCCGGCTCCGGGGACACCCGCGGACTGCTCGACCTGCCGGTCGACGGCGGCCTGAACATCCGGCTGGTGGCGGTCTTCGCCGCGGCCTGGTTCGCCGTCTCCGCCATCCCGCTGCTGCTCCGCGTCCCGGAGATCTCCCCCGCCGCTGACGCGGGCCACCGGCCGAGGGGTGTGATCGACCAGTACCGGGAGCTGTTCCGGGGCATCGGTGACCTGTGGCGGGAGGACCGCAACGCCCTCGGTTTCCTCGTCGCCTCGGCCGTCTTCCGTGACGGCCTGGCCGGGGTGTTCACCTTCGGCGCCGTCCTGGCCGTCACCGCCTACGGGTTGAGCTCCGGTGACGTCCTCATCTTCGGCATCGCCGCCAACATCGCCGCCGCCCTGGGCGCCGTCGTCGGTGGTTTCCTCGACGACCGCTTCGGCCCCAAGCCGGTCATCCTCGTCTGCCTGGTGCTCATGGTCGTCGACGCCGTCGTGCTGCTGTTCGTCGGCGGCCCGGCCGGGTTCTGGGTCTTCGGCCTGCTGCTGTGCCTGTTCGTGGGCCCGGCCCAGTCGGCGGCGCGGTCCTTCCTCTCCCGGGTGACTCCGCCGCACCGGGAGGGACAGGTGTTCGGCCTCTACGCCACCACCGGGCGCGCGGTGTCCTGGCTCTCGCCGATCCTGTTCGGCGTGTTCGTCACCCTCTCCGGCGGCGAGGACCGGGGCGGCATCCTGGGCATCGGGCTGGTGCTGCTGGTCGGCGCGCTGCTGCTGTTCCCGGTGAAGGACCCCGCCGCGAAGCAGGGGTGA
- a CDS encoding diaminopimelate dehydrogenase, with amino-acid sequence MADIRVAIVGYGNLGRSVEKLIQQQPDMELAGIFSRRDSLDTLDPDTPVLPSAGFAEHTDKFDVALLCLGSATDIPAQAPEFIAHASTVDTYDNHRDIARHRAEMDKVAKAAGTVAIVATGWDPGMFSLNRTLAKAILPTAQQHTFWGPGLSQGHSDALRRIEGVRKAVQYTIPSEDALGSARRGEAGDLDGKQAHVRRCFVVCDAADEERIENEIRTMPDYFVGYQVEVNFIDEATFDAEHTGMPHGGHVVTAGDTGGFTQSIEYTLELERNPDFTAAVQIAYARAAHRLREAGESGAYTVLEVAPYLVSPTSLDELITRDV; translated from the coding sequence ATGGCAGACATCCGGGTCGCAATCGTCGGCTACGGCAACCTCGGCCGCTCAGTGGAGAAGCTGATCCAGCAGCAGCCCGACATGGAGCTGGCGGGGATCTTCTCCCGGCGTGATTCGCTCGACACGCTGGATCCGGACACCCCGGTGCTGCCGTCCGCCGGGTTCGCCGAGCACACCGACAAGTTCGATGTGGCCCTGCTGTGCCTGGGCTCCGCCACCGACATTCCCGCGCAGGCGCCCGAGTTCATCGCGCACGCCTCCACCGTGGACACCTACGACAACCACCGCGACATCGCCCGCCACCGTGCGGAGATGGACAAGGTGGCCAAGGCCGCCGGCACCGTGGCCATCGTGGCCACCGGCTGGGATCCGGGCATGTTCTCCCTGAACCGCACGCTGGCCAAGGCCATCCTGCCCACCGCCCAGCAGCACACCTTCTGGGGTCCGGGTCTGTCGCAGGGCCACTCCGACGCCCTGCGCCGCATCGAGGGTGTGCGCAAGGCCGTGCAGTACACCATCCCCAGCGAGGACGCCCTCGGGTCCGCCCGCCGCGGCGAGGCCGGTGACCTGGACGGCAAGCAGGCCCACGTCCGCCGCTGCTTCGTCGTCTGCGACGCCGCCGACGAGGAGCGCATCGAGAACGAGATCCGCACCATGCCGGACTACTTCGTGGGCTACCAGGTCGAGGTCAACTTCATCGACGAGGCCACCTTCGACGCCGAGCACACCGGCATGCCCCACGGTGGGCACGTGGTCACCGCGGGCGACACCGGCGGTTTCACCCAGTCCATCGAGTACACCCTGGAGCTGGAGCGCAACCCCGACTTCACCGCGGCCGTCCAGATCGCCTACGCCCGTGCCGCCCACCGACTGCGCGAGGCCGGCGAGTCCGGCGCCTACACCGTCCTGGAGGTCGCCCCCTACCTGGTGTCGCCGACCTCCCTGGACGAGCTGATCACCCGCGACGTGTAG
- the thrE gene encoding threonine/serine exporter ThrE: protein MSTLFERIGSFFTGTGRIATIDAARSAPPPSPLAPIDLTDYAQVAGVMDLAARIGDILLSSGTSNSDTKTQIHAVTSAYGLHYCHVDITMNTITIFTNIGTTKKTPVNVFRVVRSLSTDFSKLSEVDRLIRSIQAGATPPDVAEKILDELAATPPAYGTLTSITGWGLFGAAIAVMLGGGVFVAAISSLTSMLIMMINTWLSRHSLPYFFQNVFGGIIATMPAAIIYGVAARYGLQILPSQIIASGIVVLLAGLTLVQSLQDGITGAPVTASARFFETLLFTGGIVAGVGIGIQLSAVFGVTLPPLEAIAAPNFTSTTVRVISGGFAAAGFAIASYAEWSSVLLSGITGTAGSAFYYFLLLPMGVGSVIGSAVFAIIIGLAGGLLARRFLIPPLITAIAGITPFLPGLSVYRGMYAALNEQMLIGFTNIATALAIASGLAAGVVLGEWIARRLRRPPTLNPYRYFRAARRFSFQQVAQRNPVARRRVRKSPGP from the coding sequence GTGTCCACGCTGTTCGAGAGAATCGGCTCGTTTTTCACCGGTACCGGGCGCATCGCCACCATTGACGCCGCGCGGTCCGCACCGCCGCCGTCCCCGCTCGCGCCGATCGACCTCACCGATTACGCGCAGGTCGCCGGCGTCATGGACCTGGCCGCGCGCATCGGTGACATCCTGCTGTCCTCCGGCACCTCGAACTCGGACACCAAGACCCAGATTCACGCCGTGACCTCCGCGTACGGCCTGCACTACTGCCACGTGGACATCACGATGAACACCATCACGATCTTCACGAACATCGGCACCACGAAGAAGACCCCGGTCAACGTGTTCCGGGTGGTCCGTTCCCTGTCGACCGACTTCTCCAAGCTCTCCGAGGTCGACCGCCTGATCCGTTCCATCCAGGCCGGCGCCACCCCGCCCGACGTCGCCGAGAAGATCCTCGACGAGCTCGCCGCCACCCCGCCCGCCTACGGCACGCTCACCTCCATCACGGGCTGGGGACTGTTCGGTGCGGCGATCGCCGTGATGCTCGGCGGTGGGGTGTTCGTCGCCGCCATCTCGTCCCTGACCTCCATGCTGATCATGATGATCAACACCTGGCTGTCCCGGCACAGCCTGCCGTACTTCTTCCAGAATGTCTTCGGCGGCATCATCGCCACCATGCCCGCGGCCATCATCTACGGGGTCGCCGCCCGCTACGGCCTGCAGATCCTGCCCAGCCAGATCATCGCCTCGGGCATCGTCGTCCTGCTCGCGGGACTGACGTTGGTGCAGTCCCTGCAGGACGGCATCACGGGCGCGCCGGTAACGGCCTCGGCGCGGTTCTTCGAGACGCTGCTGTTCACCGGCGGCATCGTCGCGGGGGTGGGCATCGGAATCCAGCTCTCGGCGGTGTTCGGTGTCACGCTGCCTCCCCTGGAGGCGATCGCGGCCCCGAACTTCACCTCGACGACGGTGCGCGTGATCAGCGGTGGCTTCGCCGCGGCGGGCTTCGCGATCGCCAGTTACGCCGAGTGGTCGTCGGTGTTGCTCTCGGGCATCACCGGCACGGCCGGCTCCGCCTTCTACTACTTCCTGCTCCTGCCGATGGGGGTGGGCTCCGTCATTGGTTCGGCGGTCTTCGCCATCATCATCGGCCTGGCCGGCGGTCTGCTCGCCCGCCGCTTCCTCATCCCGCCGCTGATCACCGCCATCGCGGGCATCACCCCGTTCCTGCCGGGACTGTCGGTCTACCGCGGCATGTACGCCGCCCTCAACGAGCAGATGCTCATCGGCTTCACCAATATCGCGACGGCGCTGGCGATCGCCTCCGGCCTGGCCGCGGGCGTGGTGCTCGGCGAGTGGATCGCCCGTCGCCTACGCCGCCCGCCGACGCTGAATCCCTACCGCTACTTCCGGGCCGCCCGCCGCTTCTCCTTCCAGCAGGTGGCCCAGCGCAACCCCGTCGCACGGCGCCGGGTGCGCAAATCCCCCGGCCCGTAG
- a CDS encoding alpha,alpha-trehalose-phosphate synthase (UDP-forming): MSGDNSFVVVANRLPVDLTTEPDGTSTWAPSPGGLVAALSPVLERHQGCWVGWPGVADETFEPFRTDAGVLLHPVRLTAADFEGFYEGFSNATLWPLYHDLIVPPIYDREWWSAYREVNLRFADEVAAVAAEGATVWVQDYQLQLLPGILRQLRPDLKIGFFLHIPFPGPELFRQLPWREEVVRGLLGADLIGFHNESNAANFLDLARQVSGPSGSHIGQPDELRVEGAAATREIGAHITTSDGRRVGVGAFPISIDVDSIGPADPAAVAELRAELGEPKTVMLGVDRLDYTKGILQRLLAFEELLESGALDPEEVVLVQVATPSRERIEQYRVARSQVEEAVGRINGHFGTIGNPVVHYQHRSMPKSQLGAYYAMADIMLVTSFKDGMNLVAKEYVATHPDGSGALVLSEFAGASVELEQAHLCNPFDLESVKRAILNAVWDLDDAPEATRERMLAMHEQVTTHDVDLWASSFLDCLAQADSTGDSDGEPEPR; the protein is encoded by the coding sequence ATGAGCGGCGACAACAGTTTCGTGGTGGTGGCCAACCGGCTGCCGGTTGACCTGACCACCGAACCCGACGGCACCAGCACCTGGGCCCCCAGCCCCGGCGGCCTCGTCGCCGCCCTCTCCCCCGTCCTGGAACGACACCAGGGCTGCTGGGTGGGCTGGCCCGGTGTGGCCGACGAGACCTTCGAGCCCTTCCGTACCGACGCCGGCGTGCTCCTGCACCCGGTCAGGCTCACCGCCGCCGACTTCGAGGGCTTCTACGAGGGCTTCTCCAACGCCACCCTGTGGCCGCTGTACCACGACCTGATCGTGCCCCCGATCTACGACCGCGAGTGGTGGTCGGCCTACCGGGAGGTCAACCTCCGCTTCGCCGACGAGGTCGCCGCGGTGGCCGCCGAGGGCGCGACCGTGTGGGTGCAGGACTACCAGCTGCAGCTGCTGCCGGGCATCCTGCGCCAGCTGCGCCCGGACCTGAAGATCGGCTTCTTCCTGCACATCCCCTTCCCCGGCCCGGAGCTGTTCCGCCAGCTGCCGTGGCGGGAGGAGGTCGTCCGCGGCCTGCTGGGCGCGGATCTGATCGGCTTCCACAACGAGTCCAACGCCGCCAATTTCCTGGACCTGGCCCGCCAGGTCAGCGGTCCGTCCGGCTCCCACATCGGGCAGCCCGACGAGCTGCGGGTCGAGGGCGCCGCCGCCACCCGGGAGATCGGCGCCCACATCACCACCTCGGACGGCCGTCGCGTGGGTGTCGGCGCGTTCCCGATCTCCATCGACGTCGACTCCATCGGCCCCGCCGATCCCGCGGCCGTCGCGGAACTGCGCGCGGAGCTCGGGGAACCGAAGACGGTGATGCTCGGCGTCGACCGCCTCGACTACACCAAGGGCATCCTCCAGCGCCTGCTCGCCTTCGAGGAGCTGCTGGAGTCCGGCGCACTCGACCCGGAGGAGGTCGTGCTGGTGCAGGTCGCCACCCCCTCGCGGGAGCGCATCGAGCAGTACCGCGTGGCCCGTTCCCAGGTGGAGGAGGCCGTCGGCCGCATTAACGGCCACTTCGGCACCATCGGCAACCCGGTGGTGCACTACCAGCACCGTTCCATGCCGAAGTCGCAGCTGGGCGCCTACTACGCGATGGCCGACATCATGCTCGTCACCTCCTTCAAGGACGGCATGAACCTGGTGGCCAAGGAGTACGTGGCCACCCACCCGGACGGCTCCGGCGCGCTGGTGCTCTCCGAGTTCGCCGGCGCGTCCGTCGAGCTGGAGCAGGCCCACCTGTGCAACCCCTTCGACCTGGAGTCCGTCAAGCGCGCCATCCTCAACGCCGTCTGGGATCTCGACGACGCCCCGGAGGCCACCCGGGAGCGCATGCTGGCCATGCATGAGCAGGTGACCACCCACGACGTGGACCTGTGGGCGAGCTCCTTCCTCGACTGCCTCGCGCAGGCCGACTCCACCGGCGACTCGGACGGGGAGCCGGAGCCGCGATGA
- a CDS encoding META domain-containing protein — translation MTTPRRRALAALSAALLATAPVLSACGDRETAVAGSTWQITGLWTTPEDPGMLPDAAAGRAQLIFGEATVTGSTGCAPIQGTVSFTRGGDPSRAREADAVTFEAVEIEVPDDSCQGTVRSVHEDLTDLLAPETAYDLRHESEVELVLTRQGELVDRPVIRLSAV, via the coding sequence ATGACGACCCCGCGCCGGAGGGCGCTCGCGGCACTGTCGGCCGCGCTGCTGGCCACCGCCCCGGTCCTGTCCGCCTGCGGGGACCGGGAGACCGCCGTGGCCGGCTCCACCTGGCAGATCACCGGCCTGTGGACCACCCCGGAGGATCCCGGCATGCTTCCCGACGCCGCCGCCGGCCGCGCCCAGCTCATCTTCGGCGAGGCGACCGTCACCGGCTCCACCGGCTGCGCCCCCATCCAGGGGACGGTCAGCTTCACCCGCGGGGGCGATCCCTCGCGCGCCCGGGAGGCCGACGCCGTCACCTTCGAGGCCGTCGAGATCGAGGTGCCCGACGACAGCTGCCAGGGGACCGTGCGCTCCGTCCACGAGGATCTGACCGACCTGCTGGCCCCGGAGACCGCGTACGACCTGCGCCATGAATCCGAGGTCGAGCTGGTGCTCACCCGGCAGGGGGAGCTGGTGGACCGCCCGGTCATCCGCCTGTCCGCCGTCTGA
- the otsB gene encoding trehalose-phosphatase — translation MTTSITTFADLAATDQLLVVADFDGTLADLVPDPYAVPVNTDSLAALARLAGLPGTTVTILSGRHVDGLTQVCALRTPVNLVGSHGAESASGSLPLTQDMRAHLAHIENSLTRILAAHPKAELEVKPYQRVAHVAKVAEEDPEAARNILERVAEIDHGGAHITYGKNIVEFSAAEFTKGTWLAAERERVGATRTLFIGDDATDENGFRVLADHDLGVKVGEGATAASVRVADTTEVARVLTDLADARTAHTGIPAETPARFRAVAASFTAEVLRVHDWDAQTPCSEWTARDLVAHLATWYPANLRNAGVDLGLRTDARENPAEAWTELVSATQALLDDPERSGAQFTAGPDEGQTVEQATRGFFIPDVFMHTWDLGRSQGHDVRLDEEFAARNLAGLESLGERLRESGQFGPAHPVPEDARADVRLMAHIGRDPEFGLRG, via the coding sequence ATGACCACCTCGATCACCACGTTCGCCGACCTCGCCGCCACCGATCAACTGCTGGTCGTCGCCGATTTCGACGGCACCCTCGCCGACCTCGTCCCCGATCCCTACGCCGTGCCCGTCAACACCGATTCCCTGGCCGCCCTCGCACGCCTGGCCGGGTTGCCGGGCACGACGGTGACCATCCTGTCCGGCCGCCACGTCGACGGTCTCACGCAGGTCTGTGCGCTGCGGACCCCGGTGAACCTGGTCGGTTCCCACGGCGCCGAATCCGCCTCCGGCAGCCTGCCGCTGACCCAGGACATGCGCGCGCACCTGGCCCACATCGAGAACTCACTCACCCGGATCCTGGCCGCCCACCCCAAGGCCGAACTCGAGGTCAAGCCGTACCAGCGGGTCGCCCACGTGGCCAAGGTGGCCGAGGAGGATCCGGAGGCCGCGCGGAACATCCTCGAGCGGGTGGCCGAGATCGACCACGGCGGCGCCCACATCACCTACGGCAAGAACATCGTGGAGTTCTCCGCCGCTGAGTTCACCAAGGGCACCTGGCTCGCCGCGGAGCGCGAACGCGTCGGCGCCACCCGCACCCTGTTCATCGGCGATGACGCCACCGACGAGAACGGCTTCCGGGTGCTCGCCGACCATGACCTCGGTGTGAAGGTCGGCGAGGGCGCCACTGCCGCCAGCGTGCGCGTGGCCGACACCACCGAGGTGGCCCGCGTCCTGACCGACCTCGCGGACGCCCGCACGGCCCACACCGGTATCCCGGCGGAGACCCCGGCCCGCTTCCGGGCCGTGGCCGCCAGCTTCACCGCCGAGGTGCTGCGGGTGCACGACTGGGACGCGCAGACCCCCTGCTCCGAGTGGACCGCCCGCGACCTCGTCGCCCACCTCGCGACCTGGTACCCGGCCAATCTACGCAATGCGGGTGTGGACCTCGGACTGAGGACCGACGCCCGCGAGAATCCGGCGGAGGCGTGGACCGAGCTGGTCTCGGCCACCCAGGCCCTGCTCGACGATCCGGAGCGTTCCGGCGCGCAGTTCACCGCCGGTCCCGACGAGGGGCAGACGGTGGAGCAGGCGACCCGGGGCTTCTTCATCCCGGACGTGTTCATGCACACCTGGGATCTGGGACGCTCGCAGGGCCACGACGTCCGCCTCGACGAGGAGTTCGCGGCCCGCAATCTCGCCGGCCTGGAGTCCCTGGGCGAGCGTCTGCGCGAGTCGGGCCAGTTCGGCCCCGCCCACCCGGTCCCAGAGGACGCGCGGGCGGACGTGCGCCTGATGGCCCACATCGGCCGCGACCCGGAGTTCGGGCTGCGCGGCTAA
- a CDS encoding LacI family DNA-binding transcriptional regulator — MVKRARPGGTLASLAAELGVSRTTVSNAYNHPDQLSAALRTRILAAAEARGYPGPDPTARSLRTRRTGSVGVLLTEHLSYAFEDFASVDFLAGMASFSEESYGAESTLTLIPVGPETAEDEATAAALVGRAVVDGFVVYSVAEDDPYLAAARARRLPLVICDQPTHIPDLPFVGIDDRAAIAPAVRALVEAGHRNIGILTIRLDRVRHDGHVDHATLPAAGMHVQRSRVLGALDVLADAGLDPARVPVVTRHINDRANSVDAARELLETHPGLTAVLCTTDSMAFGVLEYARDRGIRVPEELSVTGFDGIELALVRGLTTVIQPNKAKGAAAGHLLQQLIDDRVGDRASEDPAPRRLLATSFHPGTTVAAPREG; from the coding sequence ATGGTCAAACGCGCCCGTCCCGGCGGCACCCTCGCTTCGCTGGCCGCTGAACTCGGGGTCTCGCGCACCACCGTCTCCAACGCCTACAACCACCCGGACCAGCTCTCCGCGGCCCTGCGCACGAGGATTCTCGCCGCCGCCGAGGCGCGCGGCTACCCCGGCCCCGATCCGACCGCCCGCTCGCTGCGCACCCGGCGCACCGGATCCGTCGGCGTCCTGCTCACCGAGCACCTGTCCTACGCCTTCGAGGACTTCGCCTCCGTCGACTTCCTCGCCGGCATGGCCAGCTTCTCCGAGGAGTCCTACGGCGCCGAGTCCACGCTCACCCTCATCCCCGTCGGCCCCGAGACCGCCGAGGACGAGGCCACCGCCGCCGCGCTGGTGGGGCGCGCCGTCGTCGACGGGTTCGTCGTCTATTCCGTCGCCGAGGACGATCCGTACCTGGCCGCCGCCCGCGCCCGCCGTCTGCCGCTGGTGATCTGCGACCAGCCCACCCACATCCCGGATCTGCCGTTCGTGGGCATCGACGACCGCGCCGCCATCGCCCCGGCGGTCCGCGCGCTCGTCGAGGCGGGGCACCGCAACATCGGCATCCTCACCATCCGTCTCGACCGCGTGCGCCACGACGGGCACGTCGACCACGCCACGCTGCCGGCCGCGGGCATGCACGTGCAGCGCTCGCGCGTCCTGGGCGCGCTCGACGTGCTCGCGGACGCCGGCCTCGACCCGGCGAGGGTGCCCGTGGTCACCCGGCACATCAACGACCGTGCCAACTCAGTCGACGCGGCCCGCGAGTTGCTCGAGACCCATCCGGGGCTCACGGCCGTGCTGTGCACCACCGACTCGATGGCCTTCGGCGTGCTCGAGTATGCCCGCGACCGTGGCATCAGGGTGCCGGAGGAGCTCTCCGTCACGGGTTTCGACGGCATTGAACTGGCGCTCGTGCGTGGGCTGACCACGGTCATCCAGCCGAACAAGGCGAAGGGCGCGGCCGCCGGGCACCTGCTGCAGCAGCTCATCGACGACCGTGTGGGGGACCGGGCGAGCGAGGATCCCGCGCCGCGCAGACTGCTGGCGACGTCCTTCCACCCCGGCACCACCGTCGCCGCGCCGCGGGAGGGGTAG